The DNA region CGGGGACGACGGCGAGGTCGACGGCGAGGACGGCGACGGACGACGCGGCGGCAGATGGGTCGCCGAGGGGGTCGTCAGCTTCCGCCTCGTCGTCGGCTGCGTAGGCCGCGGCAGAAGCTGCATAGGCCGCGGCGGAAGCTGCATAGGCCGAGGCGGAAGCTGCATAGCCCGCGGCGGCAGTTTTGCGGCCGACGGGACCGTTAGCTAGGTAGGCTGCTGCGCCGGTTGAGTAGCTCGCGGCGGCGTTTGAGTAGCTCGCGGCGATGGCTGCGTAGGTCGCGGCGGGTCGGCTGCTGCGATCCATGTTGGTGGACTAGGGTTGGAAGGAACGGATTTAAATAGTTAAGTGGCATAGGGTTTGGAAAGGAATGCAATAAAGATATTTAAATTGTTTGGATAATGGATTTGAGGATAATAATTTTGTTTGAATTGATTCTTATCTCTTACGcgtcttaattaaattaaagtcataaattaaattaataaggttaattaaatccaaaattttaaattaaattaacaatatattaatttttaaaaattttaaaaaatcattttaagaattcttttaaaatctttttaaaatttctttaaaaattattctaaaaaccttttaaaaataattttgaaaaaaaaattaaaaagctattttaaaactcttttaaaaattctttttaaaatctttcaaaattattttaaaaaccttaaaaaaatccttttagaaaattattttaaacctccttcaaaattttttaa from Zingiber officinale cultivar Zhangliang chromosome 4B, Zo_v1.1, whole genome shotgun sequence includes:
- the LOC121977912 gene encoding uncharacterized protein LOC121977912: MDRSSRPAATYAAIAASYSNAAASYSTGAAAYLANGPVGRKTAAAGYAASASAYAASAAAYAASAAAYAADDEAEADDPLGDPSAAASSVAVLAVDLAVVPAADPVDDLNNPPADPVAGPVVVSANNLRR